GTTATAACTACGgaggtattttttttcctccAATCGTCTACGAATGCAATAtttctctttttattttagtggcCGGTAGAAAGTGGTTGTGCATAGGTAGAACTGCAGTGTGAGATTCCACGGTTTCACACTATTTGTCCGTTTAAATTTGCACTAATAACGGTTTTGTTTTTTCTCAAAGTATCTGGGaaaacgttaataattttaataatgtaactataacaaataacgattataataatagtaaaaaaacaacatactAATAGATTTTACTTTGTTTtagtaacgaaaaaaaaaaccgacgaAAGTATTATCATGCACATTGCACATAGTATTCAGTGTAGGTTCGACCAtccgaataataaaaaataataattaataagtttgtcaatttaattttacttgtattttcaattattaaaatgagtaACCCacgcatttaataaaaacgaacaatgagaaattattatttataaagatgaTCACACacaaatgataatacattatcCTACAGagtatttataggtacatttaactatataagttttatacaTTACGTGTGTACTGTATTatgcaaatgtataatattacccgtattattataatataagtgtataatttaaaattatattttaaattgtggtAGGTCAAGGTTTTTGTcggaaaaactaaattttttcatcaattaatattgttcgACTTGTTCAGaacaagattttatttttatgtatgaataagtttatagaagaaattgtctgaaaaatatactatatttttcacGTACCGataaatacgaaaaatgactaattaataattatattatgttatccgAAATAGAACTAacgataactaaataataattatatactcgtGCGGgtgttgattaaaaaatataaacacaactAATACGGAGCTACGCGATCGATGATCAAACCTCTCTCGAAGCTGACAACGTATTATTTGACGAATTGAaactaaactatattataaaagaaggTACCTAATATCCTCGTAGGATCTGGTCCAATATTCGATGCGGTTCGGACCGCACGGTAAAATAGCGTGAACACATGGCATATTTGCGAAACGGACTATACAATTCCGCAGAGATAGTGTCgagaataatacattgtaattaACAAGTATGTCAAAGGAATACCCGGCATTGTAAGTCCTCCGAGAGAGAAAATCGCGTACAATTATCGTCCAACTCATATTGtaacattatgtaataatattatgctataggtatatatcaaAATGCAAGTCCGCAGTGTAAACGACAAATCAACTAGTTCGAAATCTCCGGTTTCTACCTGTGTAATATGTAACGTGTGTATGATCATCGCGGTGGTCACTGAATCGTGGCTtaacgatgataatattattatccaatCGTCAGAGTTTGGATTTCGAATGAttgcatgtattataatattgtttggacGCGTGATGGAAATCCTCAAACCAGTTTCTTGTCAAGAGTTAACCGCGAGTTTTGGCGCGTTGTTCCGCAATTTTTATTCCCTCGTGCAAACGCACAacgatctaaaaaaaaaaaaaaaaatatcaatattactgTTAATTCTACCTATTGACGGCTATTgcctatttgtattaaaaactaaaatcgaaACACGCAGacgttacattatttttgttaacctGGTATATATTTCCAATACCAAACGCTGTGATGAAATCACGCGACGCAGCTAATGCGGTAAATTCGTTTCTATATTCTAATTACCTAGTCTTGacgtttataataggtatagataGGACAGATGACGATATTTACCATCTAAAAAATTTTctactgccgccgccgccaccgccgcttattattattattttttttttttgaaataataatcaattatcgTAGGTACCGACTAGAGTTTCACTTGAtttaatgacaaataaaaatatgacgtGATTGCGAACCTCACTATATTCCTAACTCTTATCTTATCactatcgaaaaaaaaaacatttctattgtttttcattagaTTCATTACGTCCATTTTTAACGTCACGCGTCATTCTTACGTATAATTATCGCAACGAAAACGTATCTTTGAAtagatacaatattgttttcaattagAATGTTCGCAatcaaatatctattataacatataaactaTCTATTATCggattgattaaatatatacattttggttTAGTCATCTTCATAAATTTGATAGGCTTTTCAGTTTAGTGTTCTTCATGTTGATCatgtaaaaatgaatacttttgaatttagataattatctATAGGTATTATCTACTAAGAGCTAAATTCTCCTTTTGATTAACTCAAAATTgagataatatgaaataagaaaaatatttaataatatatattataatgtagtaatgcataaaaattattaaattatttaaatttttacaatgtGTGTTATTGACCTTGCTcagtatatgtaaatattcaaaccaatacattacaatatttatatactagttGACAAcaattctaaatatatttggcACTGTTTAAATATTGCAGAAAAATCGACtcgctaatattatttttttcaatgtcaTATGAACTATTAGGAAGTGATAAATTCTACTATTAATtccatttcatttttaagtgGTAGATCATCAAATATTGAtgatttttacagtttttaagaTTCTATTAAGtaagcttataataattatagacccaaaattactatagtttattacttactttgatattaatataataatcattcatcccgttgaataattattgtttgtttcttCTAGAATGTCATTGTATAccagtgtatattttttatttaataattcagtttATTGCTGGTatcttttttgttttctattaaGTGATTGAGTCCTCTACTTCttctctatttaaaaaaataaattatacttaaatattgcaagatattaaaatagtaaaatctaTCAATatgaattactaattattatatagtaaaatagtaaaacatttattgaattactGGGTAGTTATAGTGTGTActcgtatgtataaaaaaaaatattttattcttagaataggtacatactataattattaatataagagtataagagcatattactattatttcaatatctaTCGagaacaatgaaaaaccagtacttatttaatgaatattgttgaaatacaataattaacttacTTTCGACTTTAACCCATATTGGAAAGGAAGGTTAGattcaaaacataaatatcataacaaaacCGAAGAAAGAAAAATTGCGTTCTTGATGTATGAATGATATGGATAATAAATGGAATGAGAAACTactttattaatcaattaatttttttttgttaaataaaatgcattggaaattaaaaaaaaataatcgaagaAGAATAGTGTTTCAATGTGAAAACGAAATCGTTTTCGTTTgtagataaaataacaatctattcataataacaatatacttacaatttacgatttacgattataattgattaaaattatgattaatttgttttcagtTGAAACCTATTTGAGTCCTGTTGAAACACATTGTATGAATGTCGACTATTTCTTCTTGGATCCAGAAAATCAGACACATGAATTTTCTGAAGACGCCATGACCAGATTGCGTATGTTTGCATAAATTATAGCCGTCTCTAcagtcttaaaattaatccacTTATTTCCATTTAGACATGGGCAGATCAACAATTGCGTTGTTCATAGTAAGCTTTTTCGTGATGTTCATCGCTTTTTGGACCGGAGTTGCGGGTTGCTGGAGACGATCGCCCGGAAATATTACGGCCACTgcaattttagtattattggCATGTaagttatattgaaaataaaatttataacatttataaatgactTATGATTCCATTACAGGTCTACTTAGTGCTGGCGCTATGGGATTTTGGCACGGGGTGGAATACTACGAAAAGGAACGCGTAGTAGGAGAAGAGTTTTACCAGCAGTGGAATAGTGTAAGTACACTAAATGACTATATTACACAGAGTGGTTTTCCAAGCACGATTACTTCCCCTCCCAACccacaatttttcattaaataatgattgtatTTAATCTCTAATTATTGAAACTTTCGAATATTTAAGGAAACATTTGGGTTGAATCatattgtgtattgtataggtacttatgtaTGGTTTTACAACATCCATGCTAACAAATTTAttgtagatacataatattgtatattattaatacccttatactttattaatttttgttgtcgTATTTGTGCAGATACTTAAGGACAACACTCGTATATCTTATGATTGGTCGTTCTTCATGGCGTGGACTGGCGTTGCATTTTCTTTGGTGTCTGCTATATTATTTTCCGGCGCTGCAATCTGTCTACGAGGCGAGCGCGAAAGAGAAGAGGCTCTCAACATGCAATATTTAATGCCtggttagtataatatatatgtagatacttaaaatgtGCTACTGACGGAGCTAATTTATTGCTGTTGGGCATTTATTCTCCGAAAGAC
This sequence is a window from Rhopalosiphum maidis isolate BTI-1 chromosome 1, ASM367621v3, whole genome shotgun sequence. Protein-coding genes within it:
- the LOC113550615 gene encoding uncharacterized protein LOC113550615; the protein is MPCSAVTLSLATITAIVATALLAIAFSTDNWVYYEVRRNQIQNAVNQRSQTSVLEQMNKYFYFTRTKGLFRICYPKDRPPAVETYLSPVETHCMNVDYFFLDPENQTHEFSEDAMTRLHMGRSTIALFIVSFFVMFIAFWTGVAGCWRRSPGNITATAILVLLACLLSAGAMGFWHGVEYYEKERVVGEEFYQQWNSILKDNTRISYDWSFFMAWTGVAFSLVSAILFSGAAICLRGEREREEALNMQYLMPVYPQKQQYAYAGYPTPNTYPSGPYYHGQQQQQQPQYAGHYNY